From the genome of Clostridia bacterium:
TGTCGTTGAAACCGAACGGGATACTCCCGCAAAAAATCATACCACAGCTTTTTTTCTTCCTTTGTCATATTTTTTCGAAGTTCTTTTGCCAATGTGATATTATTTTTATTATACGGTTTCATGGTTTTACCTTTCTTGCTTATTCAAAGCTTTCGGCGGTGGTGCCGAGCACTTCGCAGGCGCGGTCAAACTGGTTGTCCTCGTACAATTCGCCCGTTTTTACATGGGTATGCAGGGTCAATTGTGTGTTGATATCCGCAACACCGTAAGGGTAAAGCCCTGCCGCGGACTGGAATCGGCGCACAGCCAAATCCAGATTCTTATCAAACACAGGAGAATCAATTTTGTCGGTATAATAGCCTAAAAGGCTTAATCTTTGCTTGATGGCACAGATTTCTTCGTTTTCATCGCCGTACTTATATTTCTGCGTCAACGAAAGAGGTCTTAAATCATCATCGGTAATGGGTCTTGTACTGTTTTCCACCATGATGTTTGGGGTAATGCCCACCCCGTTGATTTTTGTACCCGTAGGACAGGTAAACTCTGCAATGGTCAGCTTTACATTGCCGTAATCGCCCATACCTGTTACGGTCTGCATGGTACCCTTGCCAAAGGTTTTAACGCCCACAATTTTCGCGCGGTTGTTTTCCTTCAGTGCTCCCGTTAAAATCTCGGAGGCAGAGGCGGTGTATTCATTGGTCAGCACCACCAGCTCGGTCTCGGAATCAGGAGTTAAATTGGTAGATTTATAAGGCACATGATAGTTATACGCGCCCATATATTCCTGGAAAACCACAGTACCCACAGGCAAAAACAGCGACGCAATTTCCTGCGCCTGAGAGGTGTAACCGCCCGTGTTGTTGCGTAAATCAATAATCATCTTATTTACGCCTGCCTCTTTGATTTCGGCATGACATTCTTTGAACTGCTGGGCGGTATCCAATCCAAACTGTGAAACCATCACATATGCCACATCTTTGGTATCATTTAAAATATACTCTACCGACGGTGTTACAATGGTATCCCGCACGATTGCACAATTCCAGGTGTTGCCGTCCTCGGAAAGGATGGTTAAAACCACCTCTTCGCCCACCGGACCGCGGGTACGGTTGATAATCAGGTCAATGTCCGTATTCACTACATTTTCCCCGTTTACTGCAACAATCTTGTCGCCCGCCTGCAGACCCGAGCCTTCGGCGGGAGAGCCTTCGATAATGCTCATAACGGTACAATAGCCGTCAATGGTAACCAAGGAAACACCCACACCGCCGAATTCCGCATCCACATATTCGCTGAATTCACGGGTTTCCTCGGGGGTAAGATAAACACTGTGCTGATCCAGCGCGCCCATCAGCGCGTCTGCCACAAACTCAAAGCTTTCCCCGTCGTCCTGCTTCTCCATAATGGCAGAAATCAGGGCATCCAACAGGTCTTTTTCATCTATATCAAACTGATAATTGCGCAGAATATACGAACAAAGCGCCTGCAATACACTTGCACTTTCGCTCTCCTGCTTTGCCTCCTCTGCCGAAACTGCAGGGCAGAGCAAAAGCAGAATTGCTAAAGTAAGGCTTAATACTCGTTTCATGATTTTATCCCTTTCTGCTCATATTTTTCTGTCTTGTGCGAGCCACACAAAGCAGGTAGAAGTCACTTTTGTAAAATCTGGATGTGGTATGCCCGATACACACTGCCACTCGGGCTCTTTGCCGAAAAAACAGTTACGGGATAGTCCAGATATTCGTCTTCAAGGCTGTCCAAACCGACATTTTTACCGCGATACACGCAGGTAAGCCCCGACATATAAGGCATTTCAAACATTTCTTTGCCCTTTTGCAGAATCAGACGGTTTTCAGCCTTGTCCACATAATAAAGGGTTGCGTTTACCGGCTCGCCCTCGATGTAGCTATCATCCACCGTTTCGGCAGGTGCTTCATCGACAAGGGGGTCAGCGGTAAGAAACAGCAGTTTGTCCTGCTTATAATAAAGCTGTACCGCATCGCCTTTTTCCAGAAGATGCACCCCATCGGGATGCTTGTCCTTTTTTAAGGTCAGAAGATCG
Proteins encoded in this window:
- a CDS encoding S41 family peptidase, translated to MKRVLSLTLAILLLLCPAVSAEEAKQESESASVLQALCSYILRNYQFDIDEKDLLDALISAIMEKQDDGESFEFVADALMGALDQHSVYLTPEETREFSEYVDAEFGGVGVSLVTIDGYCTVMSIIEGSPAEGSGLQAGDKIVAVNGENVVNTDIDLIINRTRGPVGEEVVLTILSEDGNTWNCAIVRDTIVTPSVEYILNDTKDVAYVMVSQFGLDTAQQFKECHAEIKEAGVNKMIIDLRNNTGGYTSQAQEIASLFLPVGTVVFQEYMGAYNYHVPYKSTNLTPDSETELVVLTNEYTASASEILTGALKENNRAKIVGVKTFGKGTMQTVTGMGDYGNVKLTIAEFTCPTGTKINGVGITPNIMVENSTRPITDDDLRPLSLTQKYKYGDENEEICAIKQRLSLLGYYTDKIDSPVFDKNLDLAVRRFQSAAGLYPYGVADINTQLTLHTHVKTGELYEDNQFDRACEVLGTTAESFE